Sequence from the Fibrobacter sp. genome:
TTCTCACATCGATGCAATTGAATCGACTGAGGACATGGCACACTGGCTCAAGACTCTAAATAAAAGACTTCTGGGTGACGTTCTTCAGAAACTGCCGATATCTGTGGATGTCTGATTCTTCTCACTGCATCTCTTCTGCTTATCGCGGGTTGATTTTTACACATCCTCTCCGCTGCTTATTCAGATTCCGGATTATTTCCGCACTGTTCACATGTATTTTTGTTTGTCCGTTTCTGCGGGTATTCGAGGAAAATCTTTCTTTAACATCTCTCCATCCCGATAAGCCTTAGAAACTCATTTCTGGTTGCGTTTTCCCTGCGGAAACTGCCAAGCATCGCCGAGGTGATCATCTTTGAGTTCTGCTTTGACACTCCCCTCATCATCATACAGAGGTGCTGTGCTTCAATCACAACACCTACACCTTCTGCCTCGATAGGCTCCATAAGGCAGGCAGCAATCTGCTGAGTAAGGCGTTCCTGTACCTGAAGCCTGCGGGCGAAGCAGTCAACGAGCCTGGCGAGTTTACTTACACCGTAGATTCTATCCTGTGCGATGTAACCGATGTGACATTTGCCAAAGAATGGGAGCATATGATGCTCACACATGCTGTAGACTTCGATGTCACGCACGATTATCATGTGGTTGCATTCCTCATGAAATATCGCGGTCTTTATGATATCAGTTGGGTTCTGCTTGTATCCCTGCATTAAATGCTCATAGGCTTTTCTAACCCTTTTAGGGGTATCCCTTAATCCTTCTCTGTCGGGGTCTTCACCGATGGCCTTCAATATTTCTCTGATCGCTTCTTCCATTGCTCTGCCTTGTTGATGTTAACTTATATATCTGAATAACCTGCTTAGAAATGCTGTATAATTCGAATTCAAAATATACTAAAGGATAGAAAATATACCCGAATTTTCTGTGTTTTCCAATAGATTTAAATATGCCGTATGTGTCGATT
This genomic interval carries:
- the folE gene encoding GTP cyclohydrolase I FolE; this translates as MEEAIREILKAIGEDPDREGLRDTPKRVRKAYEHLMQGYKQNPTDIIKTAIFHEECNHMIIVRDIEVYSMCEHHMLPFFGKCHIGYIAQDRIYGVSKLARLVDCFARRLQVQERLTQQIAACLMEPIEAEGVGVVIEAQHLCMMMRGVSKQNSKMITSAMLGSFRRENATRNEFLRLIGMERC